A single genomic interval of halophilic archaeon DL31 harbors:
- a CDS encoding hypothetical protein (KEGG: htu:Htur_1384 hypothetical protein) yields the protein MALEEEATERLADIVTLQPTKNKELQDRWGMDSGSEVHQYLENELKEYYYRDDDSLIRATAEGVDLVDVEPAVPPEEEGGIPDLVRVPELHAHILDVLAGPEERSESVVSVLGKLREAFDIDPDVEDVRSALQSLKRKNVVEVEYRTVPTFRLAVERDAFEVETIDD from the coding sequence ATGGCTCTGGAAGAGGAGGCGACGGAGCGCCTCGCGGATATCGTCACGCTCCAGCCGACCAAGAACAAGGAGTTGCAGGACCGCTGGGGGATGGACTCCGGCAGCGAGGTCCACCAGTATCTCGAGAACGAACTCAAGGAGTACTACTACCGGGACGACGACAGCCTCATCCGCGCGACTGCGGAGGGTGTCGACCTCGTCGACGTGGAACCGGCCGTTCCACCGGAGGAGGAAGGCGGAATCCCCGATCTCGTCCGCGTTCCGGAACTCCACGCTCACATCCTCGACGTGCTAGCTGGCCCTGAGGAGCGCTCCGAGAGCGTCGTGAGCGTGCTCGGAAAGCTCCGAGAGGCGTTCGATATCGACCCTGACGTGGAGGACGTCCGAAGCGCGCTCCAGAGCCTCAAACGGAAGAACGTCGTCGAGGTTGAGTACCGCACGGTCCCGACCTTCCGGCTGGCGGTCGAGCGTGATGCGTTCGAGGTCGAAACGATTGACGACTGA
- a CDS encoding heat shock protein DnaJ domain protein (KEGG: hbo:Hbor_22210 DnaJ-class molecular chaperone with C-terminal zn finger domain~PFAM: Heat shock protein DnaJ, N-terminal~SMART: Heat shock protein DnaJ, N-terminal) — protein MPTDLYDVLGAPADASAEELKRAYRGRVREYHPDVNDDPDGDEQFKLIRIANEVLSEPAERKDYDRLGHREYVEKHLDDELPPFAVLPEFEEADDIPTSGSESSTDSSTATPGAETTNSGTASRSSTRTSTSANSSSTSQCSRRNRSSGTSSRTSTSQSGSANASATSKDTDTSRSSRNTAAGADRSESSQWDNVADGRTSRSRSTSSTSVGVRRRRGLRRWYVVVVIALLTYVGGLGGYLLQHRQAAEGVLTDLSTAPVATLLGAFPLVSPTTYVVAAAERVTAGEPGLSLLFLVGVGLLPLVVLTAVAQFGQGSAWAYALVSLGPVATLATYPFVSLPTAAVLVGLVVLPLISGFGFLVDVGRYLLATR, from the coding sequence ATGCCGACGGACCTCTATGACGTCCTCGGTGCCCCCGCTGACGCCTCTGCAGAGGAACTGAAACGCGCCTATCGCGGCCGTGTCCGGGAGTACCACCCGGACGTGAATGACGACCCGGACGGCGACGAGCAGTTCAAACTCATCCGGATCGCCAACGAGGTGCTTTCCGAACCCGCCGAGCGGAAGGATTACGACCGGCTTGGCCACCGCGAGTACGTCGAGAAACACCTCGACGACGAGCTTCCGCCGTTCGCTGTCCTCCCGGAGTTCGAGGAGGCCGACGACATCCCGACGAGCGGGAGTGAGTCGAGCACTGACAGCTCCACTGCGACTCCTGGTGCGGAGACGACGAACTCCGGAACGGCATCGCGGTCCTCCACCAGGACGTCCACGAGTGCGAACAGCAGTTCGACCAGTCAGTGCAGCCGCCGAAATCGATCCTCTGGAACGTCAAGCAGGACGAGCACCAGCCAGTCTGGCTCCGCCAACGCCTCAGCAACGAGCAAGGACACGGATACGAGTCGGTCGAGCCGAAACACCGCTGCAGGTGCTGACCGCTCGGAATCGTCACAATGGGACAACGTGGCCGACGGGAGGACGAGCCGCAGCCGATCCACCTCGTCGACATCTGTGGGCGTCCGGCGGCGCCGTGGGCTCCGACGCTGGTACGTGGTGGTGGTCATCGCGCTGCTCACTTATGTGGGTGGCCTCGGTGGGTACCTGCTGCAGCACCGTCAAGCAGCCGAGGGGGTCCTTACTGACCTCTCGACAGCGCCCGTCGCGACACTTTTGGGTGCATTTCCGTTGGTGTCGCCGACAACGTACGTTGTCGCGGCTGCAGAGCGTGTCACTGCGGGTGAGCCAGGACTCTCACTCCTCTTCCTCGTTGGGGTGGGCCTGCTCCCGCTCGTCGTGCTGACCGCGGTGGCGCAGTTCGGGCAGGGGAGCGCGTGGGCCTACGCGCTCGTTTCACTCGGGCCGGTTGCGACGCTCGCTACATACCCGTTCGTGTCCCTTCCGACGGCAGCCGTGCTGGTCGGGCTGGTGGTGCTCCCGCTGATTAGCGGGTTCGGCTTCCTTGTGGATGTCGGTCGGTATCTGCTAGCGACCCGGTGA
- a CDS encoding uracil DNA glycosylase (KEGG: hvo:HVO_1038 uracil DNA glycosylase) — protein MPNVTDRIRNPFGMEPDCEQFVPGYGDANADFHVVGDHPGVHGGVETGVPFTGTAAAERLQAALREAGLLRTVGDEPEVNRTFLSYLHMCVPEGEVTAAEYADMDRYFDAELRAIAAHVLLPVGERATRHVLREFTAQAHRTDINMARLHGQELLGSGWLVLPIADPVEWDDDEAERLVESLLELQSTDFRRESDLGRFLPGGESYYVR, from the coding sequence GTGCCAAACGTCACCGACCGCATCCGCAATCCGTTCGGGATGGAACCCGACTGCGAGCAGTTCGTCCCGGGATACGGCGACGCCAACGCCGACTTCCACGTCGTCGGCGACCACCCCGGCGTCCACGGCGGCGTCGAGACTGGCGTCCCGTTTACGGGGACAGCTGCGGCCGAACGGCTGCAAGCGGCTCTCCGAGAGGCAGGACTGCTCCGCACCGTGGGCGACGAGCCAGAAGTCAATCGAACGTTTCTCTCGTACCTCCACATGTGCGTTCCCGAGGGCGAGGTGACTGCGGCCGAGTACGCAGATATGGACCGCTATTTCGACGCCGAACTCCGAGCAATCGCCGCACATGTCTTGCTCCCGGTCGGCGAGCGCGCGACCCGACACGTCCTCCGAGAGTTCACTGCGCAGGCCCACCGGACGGATATCAACATGGCCCGGCTTCACGGGCAGGAGCTGCTGGGGAGCGGCTGGCTCGTGCTCCCTATCGCCGACCCCGTGGAGTGGGATGACGACGAAGCGGAACGACTTGTCGAGTCACTGCTGGAGCTCCAATCGACTGATTTCCGTCGCGAAAGCGACCTCGGACGGTTTCTTCCTGGTGGCGAGTCCTACTACGTACGATAG